TTGGATTTGTCCGTATAAACCGTGTACTTGGAAAGAAGCGCTACGGGACCGTAAGTCATCTTGGATTGACGGAGACCCGGATCCCCGTTGTCATCCTCCCGGTTGATGAAGGCTACCGATTTGCAATTGCCGAACATCTTGACGAACTCGGAGACCAGCATCTGGTAGACTCCCTTGAACTGGATATCCGCCTTTTCGATATGGATGTAGAGCGTGTCACCCTGGACTTCGGCCAGAGAAAAACCCGCCACCTGATCGCCCACAAAAAGAACACCGCCGAACATCTTGTAGTCGCGCATGTGGTCCAGGACTTCGCGGATCTTGCGGGCCTCTTCCTTGAGAGTGCTGTTGTCGGGTGGATTATCTTTCTCAATGGCGCAGGCGAATTCGCAGACTGCCTCCCGGTTGAAGGTGGTGATGATTTCAAAACGCCAGTCGGGGGTCGCCCGAAGGAAGCGGTTGATGTTGTTACGGGTGGAACGGTGTTTACCTCCCTTGAGCTCAAGCAGATCCCTGGCCTCGTAGAGGTAGTCGAAATAATCGCGTTCGGCGATGGCGTGGAAGTCGGGGTAACGGGCGGACAGCAGGG
This DNA window, taken from Deltaproteobacteria bacterium, encodes the following:
- a CDS encoding DUF2156 domain-containing protein; translation: DRHTAYTMPLGERREEALSLLEAHCKEKGEPLVFCIVGDQDLPLLSARYPDFHAIAERDYFDYLYEARDLLELKGGKHRSTRNNINRFLRATPDWRFEIITTFNREAVCEFACAIEKDNPPDNSTLKEEARKIREVLDHMRDYKMFGGVLFVGDQVAGFSLAEVQGDTLYIHIEKADIQFKGVYQMLVSEFVKMFGNCKSVAFINREDDNGDPGLRQSKMTYGPVALLSKYTVYTDKSKPEWMERCYVD